The following are from one region of the Chromobacterium phragmitis genome:
- a CDS encoding HIT family protein: MKCLGRRLAIGRETIHTVYEDDFVTCLLDHDPFSEGHALIVPKRHAVELEELDDPLAKTVMETSQIVSRAIKLLYRPDGITLCQNGGVFNELTHFHLHVVPRTAERPFSEFWSAERTNPQNQQLSHTREMLSSSIAAIIACQ; encoded by the coding sequence ATGAAATGCCTGGGACGCCGTTTGGCCATTGGCCGGGAAACCATACACACAGTTTACGAAGACGACTTTGTGACATGCCTGCTCGACCACGATCCCTTCAGCGAAGGGCATGCGCTGATCGTTCCCAAGCGACACGCGGTGGAGCTGGAAGAACTGGACGATCCCCTGGCGAAAACCGTCATGGAAACATCCCAGATCGTTTCCAGGGCCATCAAGCTGCTATACCGCCCGGACGGCATCACCCTCTGCCAGAATGGCGGCGTCTTCAATGAGCTGACCCACTTCCACCTGCATGTCGTTCCCAGAACGGCAGAACGCCCATTTTCAGAATTCTGGTCAGCCGAACGCACGAATCCGCAGAATCAACAACTTAGCCACACAAGAGAAATGCTAAGTTCCTCTATAGCAGCCATCATCGCTTGCCAATGA
- a CDS encoding amino acid ABC transporter substrate-binding protein, translating into MKMKLILLMFLASMAASAQVLFIQYPKPESSGDRRYADYYWSVLRLAMKKSRSKFGAYEIRESAVDMNERRAKKLIEMGGDGIDIMVHGNISTWGASLNPVRFPLDKGVLGYRIFLLRKDTCEEMLARANNNLKNYTIGQGSGWEDIDILRDAGYRVVDGGSYENLFKMLSEGRFDLFSRGVNEIKKELDGNRGIHPNLTIEPRYAIYYPLARYFYVAKTKKGEEIKKRLLYGLNGINRDGSLDKLFNEVIIPTISDLHIGSREIFYIKNPFITERDNKILNENLFRPAREPVRKFQCE; encoded by the coding sequence GTGAAAATGAAACTGATTCTTCTTATGTTTCTTGCGTCGATGGCGGCGAGCGCGCAAGTGCTTTTTATCCAGTATCCCAAGCCTGAGTCGAGCGGGGATAGACGGTATGCCGATTATTACTGGTCTGTCTTGCGTTTGGCTATGAAGAAATCGCGTAGCAAGTTTGGAGCTTATGAAATACGCGAGTCTGCAGTCGACATGAATGAGAGAAGAGCCAAGAAACTTATCGAAATGGGCGGCGATGGCATAGATATCATGGTGCATGGGAATATATCCACTTGGGGCGCCAGTCTGAATCCGGTTCGGTTTCCTTTGGACAAGGGCGTGTTGGGATATAGAATATTCCTGTTGCGCAAGGATACCTGCGAAGAGATGCTCGCCCGCGCGAACAATAATCTGAAAAATTATACCATAGGGCAGGGCAGTGGCTGGGAGGATATAGACATATTGAGGGATGCCGGATATCGCGTAGTTGATGGCGGTAGTTATGAAAACTTGTTCAAAATGCTGAGCGAAGGACGGTTTGATCTGTTTTCGCGCGGGGTCAATGAAATTAAAAAAGAGCTGGATGGAAACAGAGGCATTCACCCCAATTTGACGATTGAGCCAAGGTATGCGATATACTATCCCTTGGCCCGATATTTTTATGTTGCCAAGACAAAAAAAGGGGAAGAGATTAAAAAAAGGCTTTTGTATGGCCTGAATGGAATCAATAGGGATGGAAGTCTGGATAAGCTGTTTAATGAGGTGATCATTCCGACCATCAGCGATTTGCACATTGGGTCCCGCGAGATTTTTTACATAAAAAATCCTTTCATTACCGAGCGGGATAACAAGATTCTGAACGAAAATCTTTTTCGGCCCGCGCGCGAGCCGGTGCGAAAATTTCAGTGTGAATGA